From the genome of Bactrocera oleae isolate idBacOlea1 chromosome 2, idBacOlea1, whole genome shotgun sequence, one region includes:
- the stac gene encoding protein unc-13 homolog 4B isoform X3 translates to MSTSYTIDDLYQEILFEICNNFGCDSYDVCPDILLEFAQEVFKISNAKHDEILRMARQKEPPKMRLNVEIIKAENLLPKDANGFSDPFATIYLESNASHRYNTSVKHTTLNPIWEEHFSLPIIDNPKEEVLVIEIWDFDAAETVKEKVNKLLDVKGVKGLSKLMKEIAQTASTGKHDNELIGRAAITLKSISTSGITVWYNLEKGSKTKSRGSVLLNMTLSAEKNKRVALQEHKHLLNLLLIHELESSQVAEYWWNGKFTTNAELIRSQHAVQSGLTNFECALCQWMVYSKIHENHKLNYNIFNNTLDIVIPTLKLLQSDCEDVKMFWEGVKRILPSCFSIVRKIRARNVSDKHIVSTLCEVLDIISKIKALGEPMIDIFPENMYGFISLKNQDVMNIDLVLVAVINTATKEWLEYIMEGSKPHIRDEHNDEENLQFLIKLIQMVRSDLQRGMEHFDKHFYQKLRFNYSGILFQYYDLNLFDICKEKVENVCAHIKRMEIPDDSLEFSNFLDEESLNMGTTLFELYLVLKRFVSLGTSICTNYELALEKFYSWFMPGVTHWLDISIVKALNRIVKAIELDQLQAVDDTVKYSSSAVDTLAIFYQIKIFWHQLDWPDIEGSYTFVAKIIDDVCRCCVFYSKRMSRYVESQTTDNDLFIVSAEWCFAINNIDYIRQSLPTFIKELETDDLIKKISDFRTNLDADRCASTIKSLIENALDTQKNQILELIDIVGRKMAPSIKRFLAEGAEVLHEDSNSMEKLMMYMESSLKTLYNTLNEVNFARILDAIWTELSVVMYDLIQSNLEKRRPPSFFQNLKQTLSVMTSCFKIGNVVLSDIQVLREVEKALDLHAYETSDLIHQYYIELLGCQQGILKSEYGQLTIKANFTQTGLVLHILNGRNLVPMDQNGSCDSFVKVNFYPTNRFVNMQIYKSSVHHKTRFPLYDEIFKINLTEEQLSKHNSLILFSIKDKDLFGMTSQYIGECYITFADLMAKENEQIHMELSRPQYIESETIRALEYRQGDKQARDFLKKLRSKI, encoded by the exons ATTGATGATCTTTACCAAGAAATTCTTTTTGAGATATGCAATAATTTTGGATGTGACAGTTATGACGTATGTCCCGATATTCTTTTGGAATTTGCGCaagaagttttcaaaatatcaaatGCAAAGCATGATGAAATTTTGAGAATGGCACGACAAAAAGAACCCCCTAAAATGCGTCTTAATGTAGAAATTATTAAAGCAGAAAATTTATTGCCAAAAGATGCAAACGGATTTTCAGATCCTTTTGCTACTATTTATTTGGAGTCGAATGCTTCGCATCGTTATAATACATCTGTAAAGCATACAACGCTAAATCCTATTTGGGAAGAGCATTTCTCATT ACCTATTATTGACAACCCTAAAGAGGAGGTACTGGTGATAGAAATATG GGATTTTGATGCTGCAGAAACTGTCAAAGAAAAGGTTAATAAATTACTCGATGTAAAAGGAGTTAAAGGACTTAGTAAGCTGATGAAAGAAATTGCACAAACCGCCTCTACGGGAAAACATGATAATGAATTAATTGGTCGTGCAGCAATTACTTTAAAG TCAATTTCTACTTCAGGTATAACTGTTTGGTACAATTTAGAAAAGGGTTCTAAAACAAAAAGTCGAGGCTCGGTATTACTCAACATGACATTGAGTGCGGAAAAAAATAAACGTGTTGCTCTTCAAGAACATAAACACTTATTAAACCTATTACTGATTCATGAGTTGGAAAGCTCGCAAGTAGCTGAATACTGGTGGAATGGGAAATTTACTACAAATGCGGAACTTATTCGGTCACAACATGCAGTTCAGAGTGGCCTTACAAATTTTGAATGTGCTCTTTGCCAATGGATGGTGTACTCGAAGATtcatgaaaatcataaattaaattataatatttttaacaatactCTAGATATTGTTATACCCACACTAAAATTACTTCAATCAGATTGTGAAGACGTAAAAATGTTTTGGGAAGGAGTGAAACGAATTTTACCGTCATGTTTCTCAATTGTGCGGAAAATTCGCGCTAGAAATGTTAGTGATAAACATATTGTTAGCACACTATGCGAAGTTTTAgatattatttcgaaaatcaAAGCATTGGGAGAACCAATGATTGACATATTTCCTGAAAATATGTATGGTTTTATTAGCCTAAAGAACCAAGATGTAATGAACATTGATCTAGTTCTAGTAGCAGTTATAAATACTGCTACAAAAGAGTGGTTGGAATATATTATGGAAGGAAGTAAGCCGCATATACGTGATGAACACAATGATGAAGAAAACTTACAGTTTCTGATAAAGCTTATTCAAATGGTGCGATCTGATTTACAAAGAGGAATGGAGCATTTTGACAAACACTTTTATCA aaaattaaGATTTAACTATTCGGGTATTCTTTTCCAATATTATGATTTAAATTTGTTCGATATATGTAAAGAAAAAGTTGAGAACGTTTGTGCACATATTAAAAGAATGGAAATACCGGATGATTCTTTGGAGTTTTCCAACTTTTTGGATGAAGAATCCCTCAACATGGGAACAACACTCTTCGAACTATATTTGGTATTAAAGCGGTTTGTTTCCTTAG GTACATCAATATGTACGAATTACGAGTTAGCCCTAGAAAAGTTTTATTCTTGGTTTATGCCTGGCGTTACTCATTGGCTCGACATTTCAATTGTTAAAGCTTTAAATCGTATTGTTAAAGCCATTGAACTGGATCAATTGCAGGCCGTCGATGATACTGTAAAATATAGCTCATCAGCAGTGGATACTCTAgctatattttatcaaataaagatATTCTGGCATCAACTAGATTGGCCAGATATTGAGGGATCATACACATTTGTGGCCAAAATTATTGat GATGTTTGTCGGTGTTGTGTATTTTACTCCAAGAGAATGTCGCGGTATGTGGAATCTCAAACAACGGAcaatgatttatttattgtttcagCTGAATGGTGTTTTGCAATCAATAACATCGACTATATTAGACAAAGCTTACCTACATTCATTAAG gAGCTAGAAACAGATgatcttattaaaaaaatcagTGATTTCCGAACAAACCTCGACGCAGATCGCTGTGCCTCTACGATAAAAAGTTTAATCGAAAATGCATTGGATactcaaaaaaatcaaattttagaaCTTATTGATATTGTTGGCAGGAAAATGGCTCCTTCGATTAAACGATTTCTAGCAGAAGGTGCTGAAGTTTTGCATGAAGATTCTAATTCTATGGAAAAGCTCATGATGTATATGGAATCATctttaaaaacattatataatactCTAAATGAAGTCAACTTTGCTCGAATTTTAGATGCTATTTGGACCGAACTTTCCGTTGTGATGTACGATCTGATACAATCAAATTTAGAA AAACGACGGCCACCatcttttttccaaaatttaaagcaaacatTATCAGTGATGACATCTTGTTTTAAGATTGGAAACGTGGTTCTATCAGATATTCAAGTCTTGAGAGAAGTTGAAAAGGCTTTGGATTTACATGCCTATGAGACCTCTGATCTAATTCATCAGTATTATATTGAATTGTTGGGATGTCAACAAGGAATTTTAAAGTCGGAATACGGTCAACTGacaataaaagcaaactttaCTCAAACCGGATTAGTG CTTCACATTTTGAACGGGAGAAACTTGGTACCTATGGATCAAAATGGATCATGTGATTCATTTGTTAAGGTTAATTTTTATCCGACTAACAGATTTgtcaatatgcaaatatataaatcgTCTGTTCATCATAAAACGCGATTTCCATTATACGACGAAATATTCAAAAT